The following proteins are encoded in a genomic region of Streptomyces collinus Tu 365:
- a CDS encoding GntR family transcriptional regulator produces the protein MVEYRIDRHSGVATYVQIVQQTKQALRLGLLRPGDKLPTAREVVEATAINPNTVLKAYRELEREGLVEARRGLGTFVRRALGAAPADSPLRAELDAWAARAAESGLDRDDVAALFTAVLDKHFQGERS, from the coding sequence GTGGTCGAATACCGCATCGACCGGCACAGCGGGGTCGCCACCTACGTCCAGATCGTCCAGCAGACCAAGCAGGCCCTCCGCCTGGGTCTGCTGCGGCCGGGCGACAAGCTGCCGACGGCACGCGAGGTCGTCGAGGCCACCGCCATCAACCCGAACACCGTCCTCAAGGCGTACCGCGAACTCGAACGCGAGGGCCTGGTCGAGGCGCGCCGGGGGCTCGGCACCTTCGTCCGGCGCGCACTGGGCGCCGCCCCCGCCGACTCGCCCCTGCGCGCGGAGCTGGACGCGTGGGCGGCGCGGGCCGCGGAGTCCGGGCTCGACCGGGACGACGTGGCGGCCCTGTTCACCGCCGTACTCGACAAGCACTTCCAGGGAGAACGTTCATGA
- a CDS encoding HAMP domain-containing sensor histidine kinase, producing the protein MKSPTRRYRALPIRTRLAMLVAAAVAFAVAAVSVTCWFIVQSKLYDQINAELRKAWVPQRLNDVAGALDSCPQKPSESGLGGFRTHGNYYYVELVKTDGTACVSSSSAGRVRTTAADTSVIGDPSGEGVLRNGTDSDGNAVRVMTAPLSVTTGPLTPPQAYPDTALLVAVPLKNTENTLNDLALILLLVSGIGVVGAGAAGLAVARTGLRPVDKLTEAVEHVARTEDLSVRIPVEEDSEDEVARLSRSFNSMTSSLASSRDLQQQLIADAGHELRTPLTSLRTNIELLTRSEETGRPLPPEDRKALLASVKAQVTELASLIGDLQELSRSEGQRGERVQVVSLQDTVESALRRARLRGPELTITADVEPWYARAEPSALERAVVNVLDNAVKFSPEGGTIEVRLSEGVLTVRDHGPGIPEDELPHVFDRFWRSPSARALPGSGLGLSIVARTVQQAGGEVSLARAEGGGTVATVRLPGAPTAPPDTP; encoded by the coding sequence GTGAAGAGCCCCACCCGCCGGTACCGGGCCCTGCCGATCCGGACCCGCCTCGCCATGCTGGTGGCGGCGGCGGTGGCGTTCGCCGTGGCCGCGGTCTCGGTGACCTGCTGGTTCATCGTGCAGAGCAAGCTGTACGACCAGATCAACGCCGAGCTGCGCAAGGCCTGGGTGCCGCAGCGGCTGAACGACGTGGCGGGCGCGCTCGACTCGTGCCCGCAGAAGCCGAGCGAGTCCGGGCTCGGCGGCTTCCGCACCCACGGCAACTACTACTACGTCGAGCTGGTCAAGACGGACGGCACGGCCTGCGTCTCCTCCAGCTCCGCGGGCCGGGTGCGGACCACCGCGGCGGACACCTCCGTCATCGGCGACCCGAGCGGCGAGGGCGTGCTGCGCAACGGCACCGACTCCGACGGCAACGCCGTACGCGTCATGACCGCGCCCCTCTCCGTCACCACCGGTCCGCTCACCCCGCCGCAGGCGTACCCGGACACCGCCCTGCTCGTCGCGGTACCGCTGAAGAACACCGAGAACACGCTCAACGACCTCGCCCTGATCCTGCTGCTGGTCTCCGGCATCGGGGTGGTCGGCGCCGGGGCGGCCGGGCTCGCGGTGGCCCGCACGGGACTGCGCCCGGTCGACAAGCTCACCGAGGCCGTCGAACACGTCGCGCGCACGGAGGACCTCAGCGTGCGCATCCCCGTCGAGGAGGACAGCGAGGACGAGGTGGCCCGGCTCTCCCGGTCCTTCAACTCGATGACGTCCTCCCTGGCCAGCTCCCGCGACCTCCAGCAGCAGCTGATCGCCGACGCGGGACACGAACTGCGCACCCCGCTCACCTCGCTGCGCACCAACATCGAACTGCTCACGCGCAGCGAGGAGACGGGCCGCCCGCTGCCGCCCGAGGACCGCAAGGCGCTGCTCGCCTCGGTGAAGGCGCAGGTGACGGAGCTGGCCTCGCTCATCGGCGACCTCCAGGAGCTGTCCCGCTCGGAGGGCCAGCGCGGCGAACGCGTCCAGGTGGTCTCCCTCCAGGACACCGTGGAGTCGGCCCTGCGCCGGGCCCGGCTGCGCGGCCCGGAACTGACGATCACCGCTGATGTGGAGCCCTGGTACGCCCGGGCGGAGCCCTCCGCCCTGGAGCGGGCTGTCGTCAACGTCCTCGACAACGCGGTGAAGTTCAGCCCCGAGGGCGGCACGATCGAGGTGCGGCTGAGCGAGGGCGTGCTGACCGTGCGGGACCACGGCCCCGGCATCCCCGAGGACGAACTCCCCCACGTCTTCGACCGGTTCTGGCGCTCACCGAGCGCGCGCGCCCTGCCCGGCTCCGGCCTGGGCCTGTCCATCGTCGCCCGCACCGTCCAGCAGGCGGGCGGCGAGGTGTCCCTGGCCCGGGCGGAGGGCGGCGGGACCGTCGCGACGGTACGACTGCCCGGCGCGCCCACGGCCCCGCCGGACACCCCGTAA
- a CDS encoding ABC transporter ATP-binding protein, producing MSDTALEADGLGKRFGRRGGWALRDCAFRLPTGRVCAVVGPNGAGKSTLLALAAGLLPPTEGRLTVLGRTPAGSRARVGFVAQDKPLYPQLTVAETLRMGADLNPGRWDAATAERIVAAGDLDPGARIRSLSGGQRTRVALALALGKRPGLLLLDEPMADLDPLARHELMGTLMAEAAQYGTTIVMSSHVVAELEDSCDHLLLVGGGRIRLAGEIDDLLAAHLRVSGPADSAALDPHTVVESRVTGRQLSALIRPAGPLAGELRSSAPSLEELVLAHLRNPQAPALTPAGAAREEDAA from the coding sequence ATGAGCGACACGGCTCTCGAGGCCGACGGCCTCGGCAAGCGCTTCGGCCGGCGGGGAGGCTGGGCCCTGCGCGACTGCGCCTTCCGGCTGCCCACCGGGCGGGTGTGCGCCGTCGTCGGCCCGAACGGCGCCGGCAAGTCGACCCTGCTCGCCCTCGCGGCCGGGCTCCTGCCGCCCACCGAGGGCCGGCTGACCGTCCTCGGCCGTACGCCCGCCGGGTCGCGTGCCCGGGTGGGCTTCGTCGCCCAGGACAAGCCGCTCTACCCCCAGCTCACGGTCGCCGAGACGCTCCGGATGGGCGCCGACCTCAACCCCGGGCGCTGGGACGCGGCCACCGCGGAGCGCATCGTGGCCGCCGGCGACCTGGACCCCGGGGCACGCATACGCTCCCTGTCCGGCGGACAGCGCACCCGCGTCGCGCTCGCCCTCGCGCTCGGCAAGCGGCCCGGACTGCTGCTCCTGGACGAGCCGATGGCCGACCTCGACCCGCTGGCCCGGCACGAGCTGATGGGCACGCTGATGGCCGAGGCCGCCCAGTACGGCACCACCATCGTGATGTCCTCGCACGTCGTCGCCGAGCTGGAGGACTCCTGCGACCACCTGCTGCTGGTCGGCGGCGGCCGGATCCGGCTGGCCGGCGAGATCGACGACCTGCTCGCCGCCCACCTGCGGGTCAGCGGCCCGGCCGACTCCGCCGCCCTCGACCCGCACACCGTGGTCGAGTCCCGGGTCACCGGCCGCCAGCTCTCCGCGCTGATCCGGCCCGCCGGACCGCTCGCCGGCGAGCTGCGCTCCTCGGCCCCCTCCCTGGAGGAACTGGTCCTCGCCCACCTGCGCAACCCGCAGGCCCCCGCCCTCACCCCCGCCGGGGCCGCGCGCGAGGAGGACGCCGCGTGA
- a CDS encoding S1C family serine protease has product MTESMRRSDEYEYGNPTGHGSPQGPYAQQPSHSAPVNPAWPPPPSYEPPADPAGTPQPGPAAHKKRTRGPVALLAAVAIVAAAVGGGTAYAFQELTGKDTVASAGTTTTAVVPTGKRGDVAAIAAAVSPSVVEVQASLANGSSTGSGVIITSGGEIVTNNHVVSGASSIKVRTSDGTTYPAEVVGTDSSKDLALVRLKGASGLKTASLGDSSGVQVGDTVVAIGSPEGLTGTVTSGIVSALDRDVTVSTDENQGQGQDGGDGQWPFQFGGRQFNGDTGSSTTTYKAIQTDASLNPGNSGGALIDASGHVIGINSAMYSSGSQSSSSSDAGSIGLGFAIPVNTVKSDLAKLRAGSTS; this is encoded by the coding sequence ATGACCGAGAGCATGCGCCGCAGCGACGAGTACGAGTACGGCAATCCCACCGGCCACGGCAGCCCGCAGGGCCCGTACGCCCAGCAGCCCAGCCACTCCGCTCCCGTGAACCCCGCATGGCCGCCGCCGCCCTCCTACGAGCCGCCGGCGGACCCGGCCGGCACCCCGCAGCCGGGACCGGCCGCGCACAAGAAGCGCACCCGCGGCCCGGTGGCGCTGCTCGCGGCGGTGGCGATCGTCGCGGCCGCCGTCGGCGGCGGCACCGCCTACGCCTTCCAGGAACTCACCGGCAAGGACACCGTCGCCTCCGCCGGCACGACCACCACCGCCGTGGTGCCGACCGGCAAGCGGGGCGACGTCGCCGCGATCGCCGCCGCGGTCAGCCCGAGCGTGGTCGAGGTCCAGGCGAGCCTGGCCAACGGCTCGTCCACCGGCTCGGGCGTGATCATCACGTCCGGCGGTGAGATCGTCACCAACAACCACGTCGTCTCCGGCGCCTCCTCGATCAAGGTGCGCACCAGCGACGGCACGACCTACCCGGCCGAGGTCGTCGGCACCGACAGCTCCAAGGACCTCGCGCTGGTCCGGCTCAAGGGCGCGTCCGGTCTGAAGACCGCCTCGCTCGGCGACTCCTCCGGGGTCCAGGTCGGCGACACGGTCGTCGCCATCGGCTCCCCCGAGGGTCTGACGGGCACCGTCACCAGCGGCATCGTCTCCGCTCTTGACCGGGACGTGACCGTCTCCACCGACGAGAACCAGGGACAGGGCCAGGACGGCGGCGACGGGCAGTGGCCGTTCCAGTTCGGCGGCCGCCAGTTCAACGGCGACACCGGCTCGTCCACCACGACCTACAAGGCGATCCAGACGGACGCCTCGCTCAACCCCGGCAACTCCGGCGGCGCGCTGATCGACGCGAGCGGCCATGTCATCGGCATCAACTCGGCGATGTACTCGTCGGGTTCGCAGTCCTCGTCGTCCTCCGACGCGGGCAGCATCGGCCTCGGCTTCGCGATCCCGGTCAACACCGTCAAGTCCGACCTGGCCAAGCTGCGGGCCGGCTCCACGAGCTGA
- a CDS encoding bifunctional metallophosphatase/5'-nucleotidase, which yields MPAAPRRTRRRTFAFLGTTAALATAAALTAALPAQAHPGHGGHQHPGRYQDVQLLSFNDLHGNLEPPSGSSGRVTERQPDGTTKTIDAGGVEYLATHLRQARQGHPYSVTAAGGDMVGASPLLSGLFHDEPTIEALNKLKLDVTSVGNHEFDEGARELARLQNGGCHPTDGCYTDKKFKGADFPYLAANVLDDKTGKPILKPYWVWKKKDVRIGFIGVTLEGTPGIVSADGVKGLKFKDEVETINKYAKVLQRQGVQSIVALIHEGGFPASGSYNYDCDAGGAGTGISGPIVDIAKNVTPAVDALVTGHTHNAYVCDIPDPSGRPRMVTSAASFGRLYTDTTLTYDRRTGDIARTAVKSANRVVSRDVPKAQDMTDLIARWNTLAAPIGNRTIGYISADIGNTGTESPMGDLIADAQLAYGKELDPRTSLALMNPGGVRAGLTYAAKGAEGDGVVTYAEGFTVQPFANTVNLQDFTGAQLVQVLKEQVSGANAAAPKILQPSANLTYTLDLTKSGADRVVTDSIRVNGAPVDPSATYRIATNSFLAGGGDGFPTLGAGTGDLVGADDLTALEKYLTANSTPSAPIAPPATNRITITQ from the coding sequence ATGCCAGCCGCACCCCGGCGCACCAGACGCCGTACGTTCGCGTTCCTCGGGACGACCGCCGCTCTCGCGACGGCCGCCGCCCTGACCGCCGCGCTGCCCGCGCAGGCGCACCCCGGTCACGGCGGCCACCAGCACCCGGGCCGCTACCAGGACGTCCAGCTGCTGTCCTTCAACGACCTGCACGGCAACCTCGAACCGCCGTCCGGTTCCTCCGGCCGGGTCACCGAGCGGCAGCCCGACGGCACGACGAAGACGATCGACGCGGGGGGCGTCGAGTACCTCGCCACGCACCTCCGGCAGGCCCGTCAGGGCCACCCGTACTCGGTCACCGCGGCCGGCGGCGACATGGTCGGCGCGTCCCCGCTGCTGTCCGGCCTCTTCCACGACGAGCCGACCATCGAGGCGCTCAACAAGCTGAAGCTGGACGTCACCTCGGTCGGCAACCACGAGTTCGACGAGGGCGCGAGGGAACTGGCGCGCCTGCAGAACGGCGGCTGCCACCCGACGGACGGCTGCTACACGGACAAGAAGTTCAAGGGCGCCGACTTCCCCTACCTGGCGGCCAACGTCCTGGACGACAAGACCGGCAAGCCGATCCTGAAGCCGTACTGGGTCTGGAAGAAGAAGGACGTCAGGATCGGCTTCATCGGGGTCACGCTCGAAGGCACCCCGGGCATCGTCTCCGCCGACGGCGTCAAGGGCCTGAAGTTCAAGGACGAGGTCGAGACGATCAACAAGTACGCCAAGGTGCTCCAGCGCCAGGGCGTCCAGTCGATCGTGGCGCTGATCCACGAGGGCGGCTTCCCGGCCTCCGGCTCCTACAACTACGACTGCGACGCGGGCGGCGCGGGCACCGGCATCTCCGGCCCGATCGTGGACATCGCCAAGAACGTCACCCCGGCCGTCGACGCCCTGGTCACCGGCCACACCCACAACGCGTACGTCTGCGACATCCCGGACCCGTCCGGCCGCCCGCGCATGGTCACCTCGGCGGCCTCCTTCGGCCGGCTCTACACCGACACCACGCTGACCTACGACCGTCGCACCGGCGACATCGCGCGCACGGCCGTGAAGTCGGCGAACCGCGTCGTCAGCCGTGACGTGCCCAAGGCACAGGACATGACGGACCTGATCGCGCGGTGGAACACCCTGGCCGCCCCGATCGGCAACCGCACCATCGGCTACATCTCCGCCGACATCGGCAACACCGGCACCGAGTCCCCGATGGGCGACCTGATCGCCGACGCCCAGCTCGCCTACGGCAAGGAGCTGGACCCGAGGACCAGTCTGGCGCTGATGAACCCGGGCGGCGTCCGGGCCGGGCTCACCTACGCGGCCAAGGGCGCCGAGGGCGACGGCGTGGTCACCTACGCGGAGGGCTTCACGGTCCAGCCCTTCGCCAACACCGTGAACCTCCAGGACTTCACCGGCGCCCAGCTCGTCCAGGTGCTCAAGGAGCAGGTGAGCGGGGCCAACGCGGCCGCGCCCAAGATCCTCCAGCCGTCGGCGAACCTGACGTACACGCTGGACCTGACGAAGTCCGGCGCCGACCGTGTCGTCACCGACTCGATCCGTGTGAACGGCGCCCCGGTCGACCCGTCGGCCACCTACCGCATCGCCACCAACAGCTTCCTGGCGGGCGGGGGCGACGGCTTCCCGACCCTCGGTGCGGGCACCGGCGACCTGGTGGGCGCGGACGACCTGACCGCGCTGGAGAAGTACCTGACGGCGAACTCGACGCCGTCCGCGCCGATCGCGCCGCCCGCCACGAACCGGATCACCATCACGCAGTGA
- a CDS encoding response regulator transcription factor, whose amino-acid sequence MSPAEGDRETQRILIVDDEPAVREALQRSLAFEGYDTQVAVDGADALDKAAAYRPDLVVLDIQMPRMDGLTAARRIRGTGDTTPILMLTARDTVGDRVTGLDAGADDYLVKPFELDELFARIRALLRRSSYAATVSAQAQEDEALSFGDLRMDLATREVTRSGRQVELTRTEFTLLEMFMAHPRQVLTREQILKAVWGFDFEPSSNSLDVYVMYLRRKTEAGGEPRLVHTVRGVGYVLRQGGAE is encoded by the coding sequence ATGAGCCCCGCCGAAGGCGACCGTGAGACCCAGCGCATCCTGATCGTCGACGACGAGCCCGCCGTACGCGAGGCGCTCCAGCGCAGCCTCGCCTTCGAGGGGTACGACACGCAGGTCGCCGTCGACGGCGCGGACGCGCTGGACAAGGCCGCCGCCTACCGGCCCGACCTGGTCGTCCTGGACATCCAGATGCCGCGGATGGACGGCCTGACCGCCGCCCGCCGCATCCGGGGCACCGGCGACACCACCCCGATCCTGATGCTCACCGCTCGTGACACGGTCGGCGACCGGGTGACGGGACTCGACGCCGGCGCCGACGACTACCTGGTCAAGCCCTTCGAGCTGGACGAGCTGTTCGCCCGCATCCGCGCCCTGCTCCGCCGCAGCTCCTACGCGGCCACCGTGTCGGCCCAGGCCCAGGAGGACGAGGCGCTGTCCTTCGGCGACCTGCGCATGGACCTCGCCACCCGGGAGGTCACCCGGTCCGGCCGTCAGGTCGAGCTGACCCGCACGGAGTTCACCCTGCTGGAGATGTTCATGGCCCACCCGCGCCAGGTGCTGACCCGCGAGCAGATCCTCAAGGCGGTGTGGGGCTTCGACTTCGAGCCGTCGTCCAACTCCCTGGACGTCTACGTCATGTACCTGCGCCGCAAGACGGAGGCCGGCGGCGAGCCGCGGCTCGTGCACACGGTCCGGGGCGTGGGCTACGTGCTGCGGCAGGGCGGCGCGGAGTGA
- a CDS encoding RNA degradosome polyphosphate kinase, with the protein MKPAVPEPSPPPEGPAGNGAVKLPPARSDAPVSPLARKNGFMSQQDTQAEVQHVQPSVGSIAAHRQHAVSAAVSDLEPDLDADLDVYEEAPSDGAPLPQGRFLDRERSWLAFNERVLELAEDPDTPLLERANFLAIFASNLDEFFMVRVAGLKRRIATGVATRSASGLQPREVLEMIWARSRELMARHAACYHEDVAPALAEEGIHLVRWNELTEKEQARLFTLFRHQIFPVLTPLAVDPAHPFPYISGLSLNLAVVVRNPVSGHKHFARVKVPPLLSRFLEAAPGRYVPLEDVIAAHLEELFPGMEVLEHHAFRLTRNEDLEVEEDDAENLLQALEKELMRRRFGPPVRLEVEESIDREVLDLLVRELKISEAEVYPLPGPLDLTGLFRIHSLDRPELKYPKFIAGTHRDLAEVESASPPDIFGALRARDVLLHHPYDSFSTSVQAFLEQAAADPDVLAIKQTLYRTSGDSPIVDALIDAAESGKQVLVLVEIKARFDEHANIKWARKLEEAGCHVVYGLVGLKTHCKLSLVVRQEGETLRRYSHVGTGNYHPKTARLYEDLGLLTADPQVGADLSDLFNRLSGYSRRETYRRLLVAPKSLRDGLIARINKEVQHHRAGRPAFVRIKVNSMVDEAVIDALYRASQAGVPVDVWVRGICAVRPGVAGLSENIRVRSILGRFLEHSRVFAFGNGGEPEVWIGSADMMHRNLDRRIEALVRVVDPGHRAALNRLLDTGMSDSTASWHLGPDGEWTRHAKDADGQPLRNVQEMLIDARRRRRGTATP; encoded by the coding sequence ATGAAGCCCGCCGTGCCAGAGCCTTCGCCGCCCCCCGAGGGGCCCGCGGGGAACGGGGCCGTCAAACTCCCGCCCGCACGTTCCGACGCGCCTGTCTCGCCCCTGGCGCGGAAGAATGGGTTCATGAGTCAGCAAGACACCCAGGCAGAGGTCCAGCACGTCCAGCCCTCCGTGGGCTCCATAGCCGCGCACCGCCAGCATGCCGTGTCCGCGGCGGTGTCCGATCTCGAACCCGACCTCGACGCCGACCTCGACGTGTACGAGGAGGCGCCGAGCGACGGGGCACCGCTGCCGCAGGGCCGGTTCCTCGACCGGGAACGCAGCTGGCTCGCCTTCAACGAGCGCGTCCTGGAACTGGCCGAGGACCCCGACACGCCCCTGCTGGAGCGTGCCAACTTCCTCGCCATCTTCGCCAGCAACCTGGACGAGTTCTTCATGGTCCGGGTGGCAGGCCTGAAGCGCCGCATCGCCACGGGTGTCGCCACCCGCTCCGCCTCCGGCCTCCAGCCGCGCGAGGTGCTGGAGATGATCTGGGCCCGCTCGCGCGAGCTGATGGCCCGGCACGCCGCCTGCTACCACGAGGACGTCGCCCCCGCGCTCGCGGAGGAGGGCATCCACCTGGTCCGCTGGAACGAGCTGACCGAGAAGGAACAGGCCCGGCTGTTCACCCTGTTCCGGCACCAGATCTTCCCGGTGCTCACCCCGCTGGCCGTGGACCCCGCCCACCCCTTCCCGTACATCTCCGGCCTGTCGCTGAACCTGGCCGTCGTCGTGCGCAACCCGGTCAGCGGCCACAAGCACTTCGCGCGTGTGAAGGTGCCGCCGCTGCTCTCCCGCTTCCTGGAAGCCGCGCCCGGCCGCTACGTCCCGCTGGAGGACGTCATCGCGGCGCACCTGGAGGAGCTGTTCCCGGGCATGGAGGTGCTGGAGCACCACGCGTTCCGGCTCACCCGCAACGAGGACCTGGAGGTCGAGGAGGACGACGCCGAGAACCTCCTGCAGGCCCTGGAGAAGGAGCTCATGCGGCGCCGCTTCGGGCCGCCGGTGCGCCTGGAGGTCGAGGAGTCCATCGACCGCGAGGTGCTGGACCTCCTCGTGCGCGAGCTGAAGATCTCCGAGGCCGAGGTGTACCCGCTCCCCGGCCCCCTGGACCTCACCGGTCTCTTCCGCATCCACAGCCTCGACCGCCCCGAGCTGAAGTACCCGAAGTTCATCGCGGGCACCCACCGCGACCTGGCCGAGGTCGAGTCGGCGTCCCCGCCGGACATCTTCGGCGCCCTGCGCGCCCGGGACGTGCTGCTGCACCACCCGTACGACTCCTTCTCCACCTCCGTCCAGGCCTTCCTGGAGCAGGCGGCGGCCGACCCGGACGTGCTCGCCATCAAGCAGACGCTGTACCGCACCTCCGGCGACTCCCCCATAGTCGACGCGCTCATCGACGCGGCCGAGTCCGGCAAGCAGGTCCTCGTCCTGGTCGAGATCAAGGCACGCTTCGACGAGCACGCCAACATCAAGTGGGCGCGCAAGCTGGAGGAGGCCGGCTGCCACGTCGTCTACGGCCTGGTCGGCCTGAAGACGCACTGCAAGCTGTCCCTGGTGGTCCGCCAGGAGGGCGAGACCCTCCGCCGCTACAGCCACGTCGGCACCGGCAACTACCACCCGAAGACGGCCCGGCTGTACGAGGACCTGGGCCTGCTCACCGCCGACCCGCAGGTGGGCGCCGACCTCTCCGACCTCTTCAACCGCCTCTCCGGCTACTCGCGCCGCGAGACGTACCGGCGCCTGCTGGTCGCCCCCAAGTCGCTCAGGGACGGCCTGATCGCCCGGATCAACAAGGAGGTCCAGCACCACCGCGCGGGCCGCCCCGCCTTCGTCCGCATCAAGGTCAACTCGATGGTCGACGAGGCGGTCATCGACGCGCTCTACCGCGCCTCCCAGGCGGGCGTGCCGGTCGACGTCTGGGTGCGCGGCATCTGCGCCGTCCGGCCGGGCGTCGCGGGCCTGTCGGAGAACATCCGGGTCCGCTCGATCCTCGGCCGCTTCCTGGAGCACTCCCGGGTGTTCGCCTTCGGCAACGGCGGCGAACCCGAGGTCTGGATCGGCAGCGCCGACATGATGCACCGCAACCTCGACCGCCGGATCGAGGCCCTGGTCCGGGTCGTCGACCCCGGCCACCGGGCGGCCCTGAACCGGCTGCTCGACACCGGCATGTCCGACAGCACCGCCTCCTGGCACCTCGGCCCCGACGGCGAGTGGACCCGGCACGCGAAGGACGCGGACGGACAGCCCCTGCGCAACGTCCAGGAGATGCTCATAGACGCCCGGAGGCGCCGGCGTGGCACAGCGACACCTTGA
- the mshD gene encoding mycothiol synthase yields MSSDDTLRPFPSRSIETRSALDPDQAEAVLGLLAEAAQVDGQQPVSEQGRLQLRGGAREGVSHLVLTVGDELVGYAQLEDTDPVEAPAAELVVHPAHRGHGHGRALGSALLAASGKRLRVWAHGGHSAARHLAQVLGLTLFRELRQMRRSLTDLELPEPRLAEGVTVRAFVPGKDDAAWLTVNAAAFAHHPEQGGLTQRDLDDRKAEPWFDPAGFFLAERRGELVGFHWTKVHAEEGLGEVYVLGVRPGEQGGGLGKALTTVGLRHLAAQGLPTAMLYVDADNTAAVSVYERLGFRTHETDLMYRTET; encoded by the coding sequence ATGAGCAGCGACGACACCCTACGGCCCTTCCCCTCCCGCTCCATCGAGACCCGTTCCGCCCTCGACCCGGACCAGGCCGAGGCCGTACTCGGACTGCTCGCCGAGGCCGCCCAGGTCGACGGCCAGCAGCCGGTGTCCGAGCAGGGGCGGCTGCAGCTGCGCGGCGGGGCCCGCGAGGGCGTCTCCCACCTGGTGCTGACCGTCGGGGACGAACTCGTGGGCTACGCACAGCTGGAGGACACCGACCCGGTGGAGGCGCCGGCCGCCGAGCTGGTCGTCCACCCCGCGCACCGCGGGCACGGCCACGGACGGGCACTGGGCTCGGCCCTGCTCGCCGCCTCGGGCAAGCGGCTGCGGGTGTGGGCGCACGGCGGCCACTCCGCCGCCCGGCACCTCGCCCAGGTCCTCGGCCTGACGCTCTTTCGCGAACTGCGGCAGATGCGCCGCTCGTTGACCGACCTGGAGCTGCCCGAGCCGCGTCTCGCGGAGGGGGTGACGGTACGCGCCTTCGTGCCGGGCAAGGACGACGCCGCCTGGCTCACCGTCAACGCGGCCGCCTTCGCGCACCACCCCGAGCAGGGCGGGCTGACCCAGCGCGACCTGGACGACCGCAAGGCCGAGCCGTGGTTCGACCCGGCCGGGTTCTTCCTCGCCGAGCGGCGCGGGGAGCTGGTCGGCTTCCACTGGACCAAGGTGCACGCCGAGGAGGGGCTCGGCGAGGTGTACGTGCTCGGCGTCCGGCCGGGTGAGCAGGGCGGCGGCCTCGGCAAGGCCCTCACCACCGTCGGCCTGCGCCACCTGGCGGCCCAGGGGCTGCCCACGGCGATGCTGTACGTCGACGCGGACAACACGGCCGCGGTGTCGGTGTACGAGCGGCTGGGATTCCGCACGCACGAGACCGACCTCATGTACCGCACCGAGACCTGA